One genomic segment of Bradyrhizobium diazoefficiens includes these proteins:
- the ispG gene encoding flavodoxin-dependent (E)-4-hydroxy-3-methylbut-2-enyl-diphosphate synthase, which translates to MNKLETSIDSDLAGPAPRHQTTQVKVGDVAVGGGAPIVVQSMTNTDTADIDGTIAQVAALARAGSEMVRITVDREEAAAAVPHIRDGLAKRGITTPLIGDFHYIGHKLLAEHPACAEALAKYRINPGNVGFKDKRDTQFADIIEIANKNNKPVRIGANWGSLDQELLTKLMDENAASPNPRDVRAVTREAMVQSALLSAARAQELGMPKDRIILSAKVSAVQDLIAVYQDLASRSDYAIHLGLTEAGMGSKGIVASSAALGILLQQGIGDTIRISLTPEPGGDRTREVQVAQELLQTMGFRTFVPLVAACPGCGRTTSTTFQELARSIQDFIRDEMPAWKTKYPGVEELNVAVMGCIVNGPGESKHANIGISLPGTGEAPAAPVFVDGKKFRTLRGPGIAADFKALVIDYIDQRYGQGAKVPVTAAE; encoded by the coding sequence ATGAACAAGCTCGAAACCTCCATCGATTCCGACCTCGCGGGCCCGGCGCCCCGGCACCAGACCACCCAGGTGAAGGTTGGCGACGTCGCCGTTGGCGGCGGTGCGCCGATCGTCGTGCAGTCGATGACGAACACCGACACCGCCGATATCGACGGCACCATCGCCCAGGTCGCAGCGCTCGCGCGCGCCGGCTCCGAAATGGTCCGCATCACCGTGGACCGCGAGGAAGCCGCCGCCGCTGTTCCGCACATCCGCGACGGCCTCGCCAAGCGCGGCATCACCACGCCGCTGATCGGCGATTTCCACTATATCGGCCACAAGCTGCTCGCCGAGCATCCGGCCTGCGCCGAGGCGCTCGCCAAGTACCGCATCAATCCCGGCAATGTCGGCTTCAAGGACAAGCGCGATACCCAGTTCGCCGACATCATCGAGATCGCCAACAAGAACAACAAGCCGGTCCGCATCGGCGCCAATTGGGGCTCGCTCGATCAGGAGCTGCTGACCAAGCTGATGGACGAGAACGCCGCGTCGCCGAATCCGCGCGACGTGCGCGCGGTGACGCGCGAGGCGATGGTGCAGTCGGCGCTGCTCTCGGCGGCGCGGGCCCAGGAACTCGGCATGCCCAAGGATCGCATCATTCTCTCCGCAAAAGTCTCGGCGGTGCAGGATCTGATCGCGGTCTATCAGGACCTCGCGTCGCGCTCGGATTACGCCATCCATCTCGGCCTCACCGAGGCTGGCATGGGCTCGAAGGGCATCGTCGCCTCCTCGGCCGCGCTCGGCATCCTGTTGCAGCAGGGCATCGGCGATACCATCCGCATTTCGCTGACGCCGGAGCCCGGCGGTGACCGCACCCGCGAGGTGCAGGTCGCCCAGGAACTCTTGCAGACCATGGGCTTCCGCACCTTCGTGCCGCTGGTTGCGGCGTGCCCCGGCTGCGGCCGCACCACCTCGACCACATTCCAGGAGCTCGCCCGCTCGATCCAGGATTTCATCCGCGACGAGATGCCGGCCTGGAAAACGAAATATCCCGGCGTCGAGGAGCTCAACGTCGCCGTGATGGGCTGCATCGTCAACGGCCCCGGTGAATCCAAGCACGCCAATATCGGCATCTCGCTGCCCGGCACCGGCGAAGCGCCGGCCGCGCCCGTGTTCGTCGACGGCAAGAAGTTCCGCACCCTGCGCGGCCCCGGCATCGCCGCCGACTTCAAGGCGCTGGTGATCGACTATATCGACCAGCGCTACGGCCAGGGCGCCAAGGTGCCGGTGACCGCGGCGGAGTGA